A region from the Streptosporangium sp. NBC_01756 genome encodes:
- a CDS encoding WXG100-like domain-containing protein — translation MMDPFQALAWFAGVRVPEADTSNLRARAQSLRAFADSIEKIAGRTGAGVSTVRKSNDSRTVDRFADLWPDQLAPRYSVMVTNLRELADGCDEYAEMVDEHREQLKIIGTQLAAMAFTMLFGYLYPSARFMAEAAMKSLVARAKLEKTIFQKIIKMVLAKRIGKYQVGTYLVREGLDAVSDAVVWTVVKTGVHVASSVASGQPVGSIPEYMAKHFAAELAYNGGIKAMRDVRKFIPATKVTETLLGNGHAGRFFRRTVSASLVYNGVTGSISDEATFRTMLAHAPRAFILKR, via the coding sequence ATGATGGATCCATTTCAGGCGCTCGCCTGGTTCGCGGGCGTGCGCGTGCCCGAGGCCGACACGTCCAACCTCCGAGCCCGCGCGCAGAGCCTGCGGGCCTTCGCGGACTCGATCGAGAAGATCGCCGGCCGTACGGGGGCGGGTGTCAGCACGGTGCGCAAGAGCAATGACAGCCGTACGGTCGACCGTTTCGCCGACCTCTGGCCGGACCAGCTCGCTCCTCGCTACTCCGTCATGGTGACGAACCTGAGGGAACTCGCCGATGGTTGCGATGAGTACGCCGAGATGGTGGACGAGCACCGCGAACAGCTCAAGATCATCGGTACTCAGCTCGCCGCCATGGCGTTCACCATGCTGTTCGGCTACCTGTACCCCTCCGCGAGGTTCATGGCGGAGGCGGCCATGAAATCGTTGGTGGCCAGGGCGAAGCTGGAGAAGACCATCTTTCAGAAAATCATCAAGATGGTCCTCGCCAAGCGGATCGGCAAGTATCAGGTGGGCACCTACCTCGTGCGCGAAGGGCTCGACGCGGTGTCCGACGCCGTCGTCTGGACCGTGGTGAAGACGGGCGTGCACGTGGCGTCCTCGGTCGCCAGCGGCCAGCCCGTCGGCTCGATCCCGGAGTACATGGCCAAGCACTTCGCCGCCGAGCTGGCCTACAACGGCGGCATCAAGGCGATGCGCGACGTGCGCAAGTTCATTCCGGCCACAAAGGTCACCGAGACGCTTCTCGGCAACGGTCACGCGGGCCGCTTCTTCCGGCGCACGGTGTCGGCCTCGTTGGTCTACAACGGTGTCACCGGATCGATATCCGACGAGGCGACGTTCCGGACCATGCTCGCGCACGCCCCGCGGGCCTTCATCCTCAAGCGGTGA
- a CDS encoding YbaB/EbfC family nucleoid-associated protein yields MTTPGDNSWQTGDPEIDRALSQFMAETAGFEEVRRQIEETRGRGEGANGQVTVEVLATGSLATLRIDPRAMRLGSEVLAETILEAVRQAEEDVTNQMTALTQPLIDPSWGSDRR; encoded by the coding sequence ATGACGACACCTGGGGATAATTCCTGGCAGACAGGCGATCCGGAGATCGACCGCGCACTGTCCCAGTTCATGGCGGAGACAGCCGGGTTCGAGGAGGTCAGGCGTCAGATCGAGGAGACCAGGGGACGCGGCGAGGGAGCGAACGGCCAGGTCACCGTCGAGGTCCTGGCCACCGGCTCGCTCGCGACGCTGCGAATCGATCCGCGCGCGATGCGGCTCGGCTCCGAGGTGCTGGCCGAGACGATCCTGGAGGCGGTCAGGCAGGCCGAGGAGGACGTCACGAACCAGATGACCGCCTTGACCCAGCCCCTCATAGATCCGTCATGGGGCAGCGACCGCCGCTGA
- a CDS encoding excinuclease ABC subunit UvrA, with protein sequence MTTRTDTQSPAPYIADSRDVVRLIRVQGARENNLKDVSVEIPKHRLTVFTGVSGSGKSSLVFGTIAAESQRLINETYSAFVQGFMPTLARPEVDVLEGLTTAIIVDQERMGANPRSTVGTVTDVNAMLRILFSRLGRPHIGSPQAFSFNVASISGSGAVSFERGGKSVKERRDFNVTGGMCPRCEGMGRVTDIDLSQLYDDSKSLNEGALTIPGYSMDGWYGRIFSGCGFFDPGKPIREYTEAELHDLLYKEPTKIKVEGINLTYEGLVPKIQKSMLSKDKEALQSHIRAFVERAVTFTSCPECGGTRLSEAARSSKIKGIGIADACAMQISDLAEWVRGLDEPSVAPLLTTLRQTLESFVEIGLGYLSLDRPSGTLSGGEAQRVKMIRHLGSALTDVTYVFDEPTIGLHPHDIQRMNGLLLRLRDKGNTVLVVEHKPETIAIADHVVDLGPGAGTAGGTICFEGTVEGLRASGTVTGRHLDDRAALKEKVRTPTGTLEIRGATAHNLRDVDVDVPLGVLVVVTGVAGSGKSSLVHGSIPRGADVVSIGQGAIRGSRRSNPATYTGLLDPIRKAFAKANGVKPALFSANSEGACPNCNGAGVIYTDLAMMAGVATTCEECEGKRFQASVLDHHLGGRDISEVLAMSVTEAKEFFGAGEARTPAAHAILDRLADVGLGYLSLGQPLTTLSGGERQRLKLATHMAEKGGVYVLDEPTAGLHLADVEQLLGLLDRLVDSGKSVIVVEHHQAVMAHADWIIDLGPGAGHDGGRIVFEGTPADLVDARSTLTGEHLAAYVGT encoded by the coding sequence ATGACCACGAGGACAGATACGCAGTCGCCTGCGCCGTACATTGCCGACAGCCGCGATGTGGTCCGCTTGATCCGTGTGCAGGGCGCGCGCGAGAACAACCTCAAGGACGTCAGCGTCGAGATCCCGAAGCACCGGCTGACGGTGTTCACCGGCGTCTCCGGCTCGGGCAAGAGCTCTCTGGTGTTCGGCACGATCGCCGCCGAGTCGCAGCGGCTGATCAACGAGACGTACAGCGCCTTCGTGCAGGGCTTCATGCCGACGCTGGCACGGCCCGAGGTCGACGTCCTCGAAGGGCTGACGACCGCGATCATCGTCGACCAGGAGCGGATGGGGGCCAACCCCCGCTCCACGGTCGGCACCGTCACCGATGTCAACGCGATGCTGCGCATCCTCTTCAGCCGGCTCGGCCGACCGCACATCGGCTCGCCCCAGGCCTTCTCCTTCAACGTCGCCTCCATCAGCGGATCAGGTGCGGTCTCGTTCGAGCGCGGCGGGAAGAGTGTGAAGGAGCGGCGCGACTTCAACGTCACCGGCGGCATGTGCCCGCGCTGCGAGGGCATGGGCCGGGTCACCGACATCGACCTGTCCCAGCTCTACGACGACTCCAAGTCGCTCAACGAGGGTGCGCTCACGATCCCCGGCTACAGCATGGACGGCTGGTACGGCCGGATCTTCAGCGGCTGCGGCTTCTTCGACCCCGGCAAGCCGATCCGCGAGTACACCGAGGCCGAGCTCCACGACCTGCTCTACAAGGAGCCGACCAAGATCAAGGTCGAAGGCATCAACCTGACGTACGAGGGCCTGGTCCCGAAGATCCAGAAGTCGATGCTGTCCAAGGACAAGGAGGCGCTGCAGTCGCACATCCGGGCCTTCGTGGAGCGGGCGGTGACGTTCACCTCCTGTCCCGAGTGCGGCGGCACCCGGCTCAGCGAGGCGGCCCGGTCCTCCAAGATCAAGGGGATCGGCATCGCCGACGCCTGCGCGATGCAGATCAGCGACCTGGCCGAATGGGTCCGCGGCCTCGACGAGCCGTCGGTGGCGCCGCTGCTCACCACGCTGCGGCAGACTCTCGAATCGTTCGTGGAGATCGGGCTGGGCTACCTCTCGCTCGACCGGCCGTCGGGCACGTTGTCGGGTGGCGAGGCACAGCGCGTCAAGATGATCCGCCACCTCGGCTCCGCGCTCACCGACGTCACCTACGTCTTCGACGAACCCACCATCGGCCTGCACCCCCATGACATCCAGCGGATGAACGGCCTGCTGCTGCGGCTGCGGGACAAGGGCAACACGGTGCTCGTCGTGGAGCACAAGCCCGAGACGATCGCGATCGCCGACCACGTCGTCGACCTCGGCCCCGGCGCCGGTACGGCGGGCGGCACCATCTGTTTCGAGGGCACCGTCGAGGGGCTGCGGGCCAGTGGCACCGTCACCGGCCGCCATCTCGACGACCGGGCCGCCCTCAAGGAGAAGGTGCGGACGCCCACCGGCACGCTGGAGATCCGCGGCGCGACGGCGCACAACCTGCGTGACGTCGACGTCGATGTCCCGCTCGGGGTGCTCGTCGTCGTCACCGGCGTCGCCGGCTCCGGCAAGAGCTCGCTCGTGCACGGGTCGATCCCCCGCGGCGCGGATGTGGTGTCGATCGGCCAGGGCGCGATCCGCGGCTCGCGACGGAGCAACCCGGCGACCTACACCGGGCTGCTCGACCCGATCCGCAAGGCGTTCGCGAAGGCCAACGGCGTGAAGCCGGCGCTGTTCAGCGCCAACTCCGAGGGTGCCTGCCCCAACTGCAACGGCGCCGGTGTCATCTACACCGACCTGGCGATGATGGCCGGCGTCGCCACCACCTGCGAGGAGTGCGAGGGGAAGCGGTTCCAGGCATCGGTGCTGGACCACCACCTCGGCGGCCGCGACATCAGCGAGGTGCTCGCGATGTCGGTGACCGAGGCCAAGGAGTTCTTCGGCGCCGGCGAGGCGCGCACGCCGGCCGCGCACGCCATCCTCGACCGGCTCGCCGACGTCGGGCTCGGCTACCTCAGCCTCGGCCAGCCGCTCACCACGCTGTCCGGCGGCGAGCGGCAGCGGCTCAAGCTGGCCACCCACATGGCCGAGAAGGGCGGCGTCTACGTCCTCGACGAGCCGACCGCCGGCCTGCACCTCGCCGACGTCGAGCAGCTGCTCGGCCTGCTCGACCGGCTCGTCGACTCCGGCAAGTCGGTCATCGTCGTCGAGCACCACCAGGCGGTCATGGCGCACGCCGACTGGATCATCGACCTCGGTCCCGGCGCCGGCCACGACGGCGGCCGGATCGTCTTCGAGGGCACCCCCGCCGACCTCGTCGACGCCCGCTCCACCCTCACCGGCGAGCACCTCGCGGCCTACGTCGGCACCTGA
- a CDS encoding MBL fold metallo-hydrolase, giving the protein MRIHHLNCGSVREIEATYDGPAPAHAVNHCLLIETDNDGLVLVETGLGLDDVRDPAGTLGADWVEMAQPVLDEQETAVRQIERLGYSPADVRHVIVTHLDVDHCGGLPDFPHAQVHVMAAELDAALAEAPSFRYRPAHWAHGPHWVTYTVAQPAEQWFGFDAVTAQGLSDILLVPLGGHTHGHTGVAVRDGDRWLLHAGDAYYYHREIQPDPHPHPMLDFVQTSSEVHHDLRLGTHARLRELVRDHGDQVSVFSAHDPWELTRLTG; this is encoded by the coding sequence ATGCGAATCCACCACCTCAACTGCGGATCCGTGCGAGAGATCGAGGCCACCTACGACGGACCGGCGCCCGCGCACGCGGTCAACCACTGCCTGCTGATCGAGACCGACAACGACGGCCTGGTGCTGGTCGAGACCGGTCTCGGCCTGGACGATGTGCGCGACCCCGCAGGCACCCTGGGCGCCGACTGGGTCGAGATGGCCCAGCCCGTGCTCGACGAGCAGGAGACCGCCGTCCGGCAGATCGAACGCCTGGGCTACTCCCCCGCCGACGTGCGGCACGTCATCGTCACCCACCTGGACGTGGACCACTGCGGTGGCCTGCCCGACTTCCCCCACGCCCAAGTCCACGTCATGGCCGCCGAACTCGACGCCGCGCTGGCCGAGGCCCCCAGCTTCCGCTACCGCCCGGCGCACTGGGCGCACGGCCCCCACTGGGTCACCTACACCGTCGCCCAGCCCGCCGAGCAGTGGTTCGGGTTCGACGCCGTGACCGCGCAGGGCCTCTCGGACATCCTGCTGGTCCCGCTGGGCGGCCACACCCACGGCCACACCGGGGTGGCCGTCCGGGACGGCGACCGCTGGCTGCTGCACGCGGGCGACGCCTACTACTACCACCGCGAAATCCAGCCCGACCCCCACCCGCACCCGATGCTCGACTTCGTCCAGACCTCCTCGGAGGTGCACCACGACCTGCGCCTGGGCACCCACGCCCGGCTGCGGGAACTGGTGCGCGACCACGGCGACCAGGTCAGCGTCTTCAGCGCCCACGACCCGTGGGAACTGACCCGCCTCACCGGCTGA